From the Dermacentor variabilis isolate Ectoservices chromosome 5, ASM5094787v1, whole genome shotgun sequence genome, the window AATAACTGCGTCCTGAACTATGGCCACTGCTAACTGGCGGCCCACTTCAAACATGTCAGTAAGTCCAGACCAATGCAATAAACACTAAGACAGGGGACTCAGGTGGACTACGACAGGTAATTGTGTAACGTTTCTGGCTCGCTTAGCAGACACCGTAACCTCCTCAAGTACAACTATAAGAAGCGCGCAAAATCTCTGTACACAGTAATATTGCCTGACGTGGTTTTACAATATCTAACTGCATCGGCACAGTTTCAATAGCAGCATATGTTTGGCCGAAATGTGGTATGCAGGGTCTTCCAGATAACTTTGAACAGGGTTCCAAAATTTACCGGTGCAATATATAAGAAAATTTTGCAATATCCGTCGGGAATAATCTTTCTTtctcaacaataatcgtcatcaatCTTGCGTAAACTGCTTTTATTTAACGCTTTGCGCTTATTACTTCGCTCTCAGGAACGCTATGTTTCGCTTACTCACACATGCCGCTCGTGACCTAAAATTGTCGGTTGCGCAGGTTAAAAGGGTCACTAAAGAAAAGTATTAAGTCAAGCTGGATTGAAAGAAGTCTTCTGCAATAACTAATTCATCACTCGTATGGGGAACACAGCTTTTGTAAGTGAGAAAATGACGAAAATAGAAAATGGGAGAGGCGCCACCTGCTGTGGACTATGATGCCTCTCAAGTGACGCCAGCATTGACCGATTCACAGAGAGCGGCATAGAGTGAGGTCACGCGGCGAGTATACGTCAACTTGTTCGTTTTGGTGCGGGCGGTTCAAattgaggagcagcagcggcacTTTCGGCGGCAATTTCCTTCTCAACAAAGTGACAATAGGTACACAGAAAAAGATTATAGACTTCTAGACAAATAATCTATCGATCTATAGTTCAACCATATTTCATttagtgcactttaaggaaagaTACGCAAGCTAGACAGGTGACACctggacaagataagccccaaagcgtGCAAATTTTTCCTATAGAGTGTATACATGTGGAAGCAAGTAAAAGAATGTTTGCCATTCTGTGGAGCAACTCACACACCTGGCTCTCGGATAGCAGGCGCTTCTGGCACTTGCCTCCCCAGTTGTAATAGCCCTTGGCGCACTTGCAAAGGTTGTCCGTGCAGGCGGTTCCCTCTGGGCATAGCCGGAAGGCGTCGCAGATGCCGTTCAGAGAGGCGTTCTGGGTGCATGTGTGCTCGCGGTGCTCGTACGACTCCTGCGATGAGAATGTTCCTTGTGCTTTCTACTACGTTAAAAGACATTTATctggttttgcatgccaaaaccacggcttcattatgaggcatgccatagtgagggactccggattaagtttgaccgcctggaattctttaacgggCGTTTTTTGGATTTCaccccatctaaatgtggccgccgcggccgtgattcAATCCAGCGCCCTTGGGCTTAGTAGCGCATCACCAAAGCTACTATATGCCACCATGACGGGTATCCTCTACTACGTTGCTCTTTCAGTTTCCTCAAgatggaatttaaaaaaaaaaaaattcaccgacgattacgatactccctaacgcgaaacttcagcgcagctctatgcgtttttattttgcgatatattgcctggcgcggacaatgtgcctcgtgcggcacgctgcaaGTTGCTCTCCGCTATCCTCCTCGCGTTTTTCATcaaccgctgcgctccgcgttcgctttcatctttcgctgtgctcgttcgctcgattacggCGCCGCTCGCCGCAGGAGCGCCAGGAGATGCGCTCTAAAACGATAGATGGACTCGCAACTTTATCTCCCTGTCTCATTTGCGAGGAGGTTTAACTTCGGTGGCGGTGCGAGACGTGCTGAGAGCGTATAAATAAAGAACAGTTAATGAATCCGCCTTGAATAACGTCCTCTGTAATCTGCCGTCGACGCTCAGCGATTTTTTCACTATTACGCTGATCGCTATCGTGAGTGGCGAGCACTCCAACGCCGGTGTATACGAAGCGCTCTCATGCAAGAGGAGATTCTTTTAAGTACTGCACAGCACCCCTTCATTTCTATAGTGCTCGACACATGCAGAGAGGAAGACAACGCACACAAGAATGTAAAACGGATGCCACGACCGCTCAACTGTCGACTTCTATTAAACGAGAGCCGGCAAGAATCGGCACAGACATCGGTATGCTTTGTCGTATACCTATTGTCGGCCGGTTCTCGAGAAATGAAACTTATTTGTTAGATCAGTTCACGTGGCGCTCGTTTTACGTTCTTGTGTCCGCTGTCTTTCTCGATGCCAGACCACAGTTTGCTTTCGGCGAGTTCGCACAGCACCGTTGTTCCGACAGAGAGCAAGAAAGCGACGCGGAAGACGACGCTTATGGCACGTGGGTAGTGACGTGATGAAACGGGACCGAATTTTGAAACCACCATTTTAGGAGGACATCTCTATCAGCGAACCCTGGTTAACTAAGCAAGTGGATAGAATGCTCCTCGCTCCAGTGAAGCGTCGTGAAGGAAGTCACATGACGCGAAAGAGAAGGTATcatacagaggaaaaaaaaaagtataagcaGTTTCTAAACATAGTCGCAAATGTAGAATAAGGCTCGTGGGAAAAGGGCCCGtctcgcgtgacaggcaggctgCAACTTCTAGTCTCTTGCGTATTGCAGTGAGTGGCTGATAGAGTGGCGAAGTCACACGCTGCCTTGAAAAGTTGAGCAAACGTGTTTAAGTGTGCATGAGCCTTTTCTCCAAGACCCAATCAATGCATCGATGAGTGCCGAAGGAAGGGAGAAAGTTTGGCGGCTTAGGACGCTGGCTTGCCGAGTCTCTAGCTGCCCAACGTCGCCCTCCCTTTTAGTTTTTAATGCGAAATCATGATATGCCCATGACGGGGAAGATCTGGGGTCCGGCGTCAATATCCTATGGTACTAAAACCCTCGTGACTAAGTGATGACGTCATGTTTCTCGGCTCGCATTGTGAAATCCTACGATGGACAGCCACTGCGTCgggcggacgccgtggcccacaCCCAAGAAATTGACTTCGCCCAAGACaaaaattgagttgacccacgttTGAAACCGACCttgcccactcccaaaattgacttggcccaccctcaaaattGACTCAGCTCAATTCGACCACATGACGAAGTGAAAAGTATCGCGCTGAAGAGTCAGACTGCTTTCGCAAGTAATgcgcgtaagcagtcttaagtgcaTCTGTAACTTTGTTCTTCCTCCCTGGGCAGTAGTAGCTCGCGGAAAGATCGGTCGAGTCAGCGCACCTGGCAGACGCAGTGGTTGTGGTAGCAGCGCTGGTTGCGCGCGTCGCAGTGCTCCTCGACGAGGCACGATTCTCCCAGCTTCTTATGCAGCACGCAAGCGCGCAGCTCGTCGTGGCGCACCGCGCGGTGCGGGTCGCACACGCACACGCCGTCCCCGGCGGGCCGCGAGTTGCACACGACGGCTTCGCCGACGCAGGCCCTGGCGGCGACGCGCGCCAAGGACTGGCCGGGCGCCCGGCAGGGGTCGCCGAAGCCGCTGTGCAGCCGCTCGACGCCAGCCCGAATGCTGGCCGACAGGTGGAAAGCGGCGGGATCGCGACGCAGAAGCTGGACGCTGCACGTGACGTCGGTGCGCCGGCCGGCCGGAAGCAGGGACCCGTTCAGGCTGACGAAGCTCACGTGCAAGTCGACGCCCTGGTCGCACGGAGGAAAAGAGGGTGGAATAGGTTCAGACGGTCTCCAGAGGCGTGTGTTCGAATCCCGCCGCTGCCGCCAGGTGGCGTAACTGACGGGATTCGAATAGATTCGAAGGACTGCGTGTTATCGGGACGGATGTCTCCTAGTTGTACAACTTATTGCTATGTATACTACCTTGTGTTTAGAATACAAGCTTCTTACATTTCTTACGCTGTTTGCGCTGACTTTGTATGTTTGCGTTTTACGTGTGCACAGGGTGTCCCTATCCTGAActaagatttaaagatatgcaaatgccacgtagctggacagaaccagggtaatgttttttgccgtcgcttgcagatacttggaatatatttttttgcattcaggATCTCATCGTGTAATTTCGAACCCATAAACAAATCACGACTACCTCGAAAGCACGTCTTGTTAACTCCAGATGATGTTTTATAAGTAACAGTCACCATGCATAATTTTTGAGATCCTAAgcaatattattttttattgcagTGCACCAAAAACCGCCCAGCGGGTGAAAATTATGGGCTAAACAAGAATAATCACTGCCGTGCAACGAAGTTGCTATAGAAAAACCCAGCTTCACTTCGTTAATGACAAGGTCGTTCGAAGCTAGAAGGACGAAATTCGCCAAA encodes:
- the LOC142582799 gene encoding uncharacterized protein LOC142582799, which codes for MGKENVRHRLALRIFGTKIEGCVCKWRGLLLLAWMSSRPHAASAGALDDAIRKGNWTEVPLYRLEASQGVLTEDSLSNFTCIAFTGEDVSFSWFLDKRPVDEAFTSEPLRVPILFMGVDLHVSFVSLNGSLLPAGRRTDVTCSVQLLRRDPAAFHLSASIRAGVERLHSGFGDPCRAPGQSLARVAARACVGEAVVCNSRPAGDGVCVCDPHRAVRHDELRACVLHKKLGESCLVEEHCDARNQRCYHNHCVCQESYEHREHTCTQNASLNGICDAFRLCPEGTACTDNLCKCAKGYYNWGGKCQKRLLSESQGKAAVVGILMVSTFVVVLALVMLALYFYRHSCRPSLMVERTNSSWDFFPTATTIKKDSH